A single genomic interval of candidate division KSB1 bacterium harbors:
- the rpsU gene encoding 30S ribosomal protein S21: MPSVKVRDNENFEKAFRRFTKACEKAGLMSEIKKHQHFEKPSERRKRKMNAAKRKMRKMQMMENY; this comes from the coding sequence ATGCCTAGCGTCAAGGTAAGAGACAATGAAAATTTCGAAAAAGCATTTCGACGATTTACCAAGGCATGCGAGAAGGCTGGATTGATGTCCGAGATAAAAAAGCATCAGCATTTTGAGAAGCCGAGCGAGCGTCGCAAGCGCAAAATGAACGCTGCAAAGCGCAAGATGCGCAAGATGCAAATGATGGAAAATTATTAA
- a CDS encoding endonuclease MutS2, with product MNSNTFSTLEFDRILDHLSQLAITPAGREQILQLHPLSDLSTINRLLSEVTELRDILDFDDPLPLSDLQDIRSCLRKAQIIGNFLTPEELIRVLSTCQVARKINDYFRERKEKYPHLSIIVNQIISFPSLEKAIARCIDPSTMEILDSASPQLNRLRRAIETQEQRIRKRLESLVGELSRNGYLQENLIAVRDGSLVLMVKSEHRGRVKGLIHDQSATGSTLFIEPFETLELNNQVRALKLEERREIERILTSLTDLIREQLQPLQQTMAGLAQLDFIYAKARFSQQIGGTQPGINDHNKLELVKAKHPLLVLRFDTGRPVVPLDLTMGDQFRTLVISGPNAGGKTVALKTIGLLCLMTACGLHIPADPSSNIPIVASIFAAIGDKQSIDNDLSTFSSHIADLREILEHVTQSSLVLIDEIGAGTDPDEGAALAIALLEKLTAIGCLTVVSTHQSALKIFAHETPGVENGSMEFNRDTLEPTYHFRLGIPGSSYAYEIATRWGLPSQITDRARELIGSKKNHFEKLLEDLENRLQRNRSISNELSIKQSELDGLLQLYRKKYDELIHHERELKRKAIDEARQIVQEANRAVEQAIRQIKEQQASRTAIQNAHQLIKQQQERLQQVEQQVAFSSESETSQDAQPSMDQIVVGQAVLWIPYQSIGTIIGEPDSAGKVLIQTGDVKIKVPVSELRVTQLRPEASAQGKINLNFKPAASDEIDVRGLRVDDALIAVDKFLDEAILSGLEKIYIIHGKGTGALRQAIHEFLDKNLRVKSKGFPKWSLGDMGMTVVELK from the coding sequence TTGAATAGCAATACTTTTTCAACATTAGAATTCGATCGAATTCTTGACCATCTCTCCCAGCTTGCTATCACGCCTGCTGGGCGAGAGCAAATCCTTCAATTGCATCCGCTATCGGACCTGAGCACAATTAATCGGCTATTGAGCGAAGTCACTGAACTTCGCGACATATTGGATTTTGATGATCCATTGCCCCTGTCCGATCTGCAAGATATTCGTTCCTGCCTTCGGAAAGCCCAGATCATCGGAAATTTTCTAACCCCTGAGGAGCTAATCCGTGTATTGAGCACCTGTCAGGTAGCGAGAAAAATTAATGACTATTTTCGGGAACGTAAAGAGAAATACCCGCACCTTTCCATCATTGTCAATCAGATCATTTCCTTCCCTTCGCTCGAAAAGGCCATTGCGCGTTGTATTGACCCATCGACGATGGAAATTCTGGACAGCGCCAGTCCGCAACTGAATCGGCTGCGACGCGCCATCGAAACTCAAGAACAGCGCATTCGCAAAAGGCTCGAAAGCCTTGTTGGGGAACTCTCCCGAAACGGCTATCTCCAAGAAAACTTGATCGCCGTCCGCGATGGTTCGTTGGTTCTAATGGTAAAAAGCGAGCATCGCGGCCGCGTGAAAGGATTAATTCATGACCAATCGGCCACTGGATCAACATTGTTCATCGAACCTTTTGAAACGTTGGAGCTGAATAACCAGGTGCGCGCCCTAAAATTAGAGGAACGTCGGGAGATCGAGCGCATCCTGACCAGCCTTACCGATTTGATCCGTGAGCAGCTTCAGCCTTTGCAACAAACCATGGCCGGTCTGGCTCAATTAGATTTCATCTATGCCAAGGCCCGTTTTTCGCAGCAGATTGGAGGTACGCAACCAGGGATCAACGATCACAACAAACTGGAATTGGTGAAAGCGAAACATCCATTACTGGTGCTCCGCTTTGACACAGGTCGGCCCGTGGTACCGCTCGACCTGACCATGGGCGATCAGTTTCGCACATTGGTGATCAGCGGTCCGAATGCCGGTGGAAAAACCGTGGCATTAAAAACGATCGGCCTTTTGTGCCTAATGACTGCCTGCGGATTGCATATTCCAGCCGACCCCAGCTCCAACATTCCGATCGTCGCATCAATTTTTGCGGCGATTGGGGATAAGCAATCCATCGATAATGATCTATCCACCTTCTCCTCGCACATTGCTGACCTTCGAGAGATTCTGGAACACGTGACCCAATCCAGCCTGGTGTTGATCGATGAGATCGGAGCAGGTACTGATCCAGATGAAGGAGCCGCTCTGGCGATCGCACTTCTGGAAAAATTGACGGCAATCGGCTGCCTCACTGTTGTTTCCACACATCAGAGCGCGTTGAAAATTTTTGCGCACGAAACGCCCGGTGTGGAAAATGGATCAATGGAATTTAATCGGGATACATTGGAGCCCACTTATCATTTTCGCCTCGGAATCCCTGGGTCAAGCTATGCTTACGAAATCGCAACAAGGTGGGGTTTGCCCAGCCAGATCACCGATCGCGCCAGAGAGTTGATCGGCTCAAAAAAAAATCATTTCGAAAAACTGCTTGAAGACCTCGAGAACCGGCTGCAACGCAATCGTTCCATTTCCAACGAATTATCCATCAAACAGAGCGAATTGGACGGATTGCTTCAGCTTTATCGAAAGAAATATGATGAATTGATCCATCATGAGCGGGAATTGAAACGTAAGGCGATCGATGAAGCCAGGCAGATTGTTCAGGAGGCCAATCGTGCCGTTGAACAGGCAATTCGGCAAATCAAAGAACAACAAGCCAGCCGAACTGCCATTCAAAACGCTCACCAGCTCATCAAACAACAGCAAGAGAGGCTGCAACAAGTGGAACAACAGGTGGCTTTTTCCAGCGAATCAGAAACTTCACAGGATGCTCAACCATCGATGGATCAAATCGTTGTTGGACAAGCAGTCCTCTGGATCCCTTATCAATCAATTGGCACAATAATTGGTGAACCGGATAGTGCGGGCAAGGTCTTAATTCAAACTGGAGATGTGAAGATCAAGGTTCCTGTCTCTGAGCTACGGGTAACTCAACTTCGTCCAGAAGCATCAGCTCAGGGAAAAATCAATCTGAATTTTAAGCCAGCAGCTTCGGACGAGATCGATGTCCGCGGCCTCCGCGTTGATGATGCTTTGATCGCGGTGGATAAGTTCTTGGATGAAGCGATCTTGTCTGGTTTGGAAAAAATTTATATTATCCATGGCAAGGGCACCGGAGCCTTACGCCAAGCTATTCACGAATTTCTCGATAAAAATCTTCGCGTTAAAAGCAAGGGGTTCCCAAAATGGAGCCTTGGCGATATGGGAATGACCGTTGTGGAATTAAAGTAA
- the ribA gene encoding GTP cyclohydrolase II has protein sequence MDDNGAQISRACRFVGDRNELIKRLEREGKLISPQYYCLAKGGYCADTDVCVALVARAHLPTRYGEFDIAIFENNRDQEEHLAITRGNLENAEAVPVRVHSQCQTGDIFGSLRCDCRDQLEHALKTFAQLDKAALLYLKQEGRGIGLANKIRAYHLQEQGLDTVEANIALGFKDDMRTYEIAAAMIRLLKIKSIVLYTNNPDKLKGLTENGVDIVRRERIVMPPTPYNIDYLATKKKKAGHLLD, from the coding sequence ATGGATGATAATGGGGCTCAAATAAGCCGGGCATGCCGTTTCGTGGGAGATCGAAACGAGCTCATCAAACGGTTAGAACGAGAAGGAAAATTAATCTCACCACAATACTATTGTCTCGCAAAAGGGGGATATTGCGCTGATACGGATGTCTGTGTCGCGTTAGTAGCACGCGCCCATCTGCCCACGCGCTACGGCGAATTTGACATCGCAATTTTTGAAAATAACCGTGATCAAGAAGAACATCTGGCAATTACAAGAGGCAATTTGGAAAATGCGGAGGCTGTCCCAGTCAGGGTGCATTCGCAATGCCAGACCGGTGACATTTTTGGCTCATTGCGCTGTGATTGTCGTGATCAATTAGAACATGCATTAAAAACCTTCGCCCAATTGGATAAGGCGGCATTGCTTTATCTGAAGCAAGAAGGCCGGGGAATTGGATTGGCCAACAAGATCCGAGCGTACCATCTTCAGGAACAAGGATTGGATACGGTGGAAGCGAACATCGCCCTTGGTTTTAAGGATGATATGAGGACCTATGAGATTGCTGCAGCGATGATCCGTTTGTTGAAAATCAAATCGATTGTGCTATACACAAACAATCCTGACAAGCTTAAGGGGCTTACGGAAAACGGCGTGGATATCGTTCGCCGCGAGCGAATTGTCATGCCTCCAACACCCTACAATATCGATTATCTCGCCACAAAGAAGAAAAAGGCTGGGCATCTATTAGATTAA
- a CDS encoding T9SS type A sorting domain-containing protein, which produces MMKYRTWLGILLLIPWLFLPWEIASAQSSQNFKIKKSVLDQGGTSSQSVQYKLRDAIGQPSPLSLATSPNFKEVSGFWAAIPPSQNPILIVSPTTLDFGTTENTKTFQITNGGGGTLTWTVAENPDKPWITSITPNSGSGNATVTVTVDRNQLTGNSDTGTLLVSSNGGNQNVTVLISKPAAGVPIYPVAASPQSAGGEFWVNVDVGNSNNPVANLFGVSFDLDFSNTAFIDVVTPYASNVLPGDFLGNDVVFFFNVDETGGKVNLAITRKAGTGGVNGSGTVAKIKFKADALTPNNTAIVYSITNVAANDPAGGMIDLTPGAATVIITSGITVWPGDTNDPMDPLNIVNQADVLPIGLHWGKTGPKRTCHPAGQEIMWMAHNATPWTPDKNATYADANGDGIVNQADVLVIGLNWGKTHTMLLANNANDGGSSSFSSAEGNMTNGDAELGPMPDPVMMKTQGHDQSELSLLDSAVIQLRFNGSNNPGQHFYIDVWVKHVTDLFGLSYELLYSPRDFLSLDSVKLEPNSLLGNDIIAFSLVDTTRKDTAKLSVAISRKFGQSGVTADSGLVTRIRAYMSPKAVIDTSQTKLWFSNIFANDPVGNEIPFKVDTTNLKCVTRVVTKAPKAVPDGFTLMQCYPNPFNPSTTIEYHLPQSADVSLTVYDLQGRLVRHLVKGADAAGYHSVCWDGRDEAGQVVASGIYFYQLEVKSRRQQSFREVKKMILMK; this is translated from the coding sequence ATGATGAAATATAGAACCTGGCTGGGCATCCTGCTGTTGATCCCCTGGCTATTTCTGCCATGGGAGATAGCATCGGCCCAATCCAGTCAAAATTTCAAGATCAAAAAATCGGTGCTTGACCAGGGTGGCACATCATCGCAGTCAGTCCAGTACAAACTGCGAGACGCTATAGGACAGCCCTCGCCGCTGTCATTGGCGACCAGTCCCAATTTCAAAGAGGTCTCTGGGTTTTGGGCTGCGATTCCCCCCTCGCAAAATCCGATTTTGATCGTGTCGCCGACTACGCTGGATTTCGGCACGACAGAAAACACGAAAACGTTCCAGATCACCAATGGCGGCGGGGGCACATTGACCTGGACCGTGGCGGAAAATCCCGATAAGCCCTGGATCACCTCAATCACGCCCAATTCAGGCAGCGGAAATGCCACAGTGACAGTGACAGTCGATCGCAATCAACTGACTGGCAATAGCGATACTGGGACATTGCTGGTTAGTTCCAATGGTGGGAATCAAAATGTGACCGTTTTGATCAGCAAACCAGCCGCAGGCGTCCCCATTTATCCTGTTGCTGCCAGTCCACAATCCGCCGGTGGCGAATTCTGGGTAAATGTAGATGTGGGGAATAGCAACAACCCGGTTGCCAATTTGTTCGGCGTAAGCTTCGATCTGGATTTCAGCAACACCGCCTTTATCGATGTGGTGACGCCCTATGCCAGCAACGTGCTGCCAGGGGATTTTCTGGGCAACGACGTGGTCTTCTTCTTTAATGTCGATGAGACGGGTGGCAAAGTGAATTTGGCGATCACCCGAAAGGCCGGGACTGGTGGCGTCAATGGCTCGGGCACGGTGGCGAAGATCAAATTCAAAGCCGATGCCTTGACGCCGAACAATACCGCCATCGTCTATTCAATCACCAATGTTGCGGCAAATGATCCTGCGGGTGGGATGATTGATCTTACACCCGGTGCAGCGACTGTTATCATCACCAGCGGCATCACTGTCTGGCCAGGGGATACCAATGATCCGATGGATCCTCTGAATATCGTGAACCAGGCGGATGTGCTGCCGATCGGCTTGCATTGGGGCAAAACTGGGCCGAAGCGGACCTGCCATCCTGCGGGCCAAGAGATTATGTGGATGGCCCATAACGCCACTCCCTGGACGCCCGATAAAAATGCGACTTATGCCGATGCCAATGGCGATGGGATCGTCAATCAGGCCGATGTACTGGTCATCGGGCTCAATTGGGGCAAGACGCATACAATGCTGCTGGCCAACAATGCCAATGATGGTGGCTCGTCCAGCTTTTCCTCAGCCGAAGGCAATATGACCAATGGAGATGCTGAATTGGGTCCAATGCCCGATCCTGTCATGATGAAAACCCAAGGCCATGATCAATCGGAACTGAGTCTGCTGGACAGTGCAGTCATCCAATTGAGATTTAACGGCAGCAACAATCCCGGGCAGCATTTCTACATCGATGTTTGGGTGAAACATGTGACCGACCTGTTTGGCCTCTCCTATGAACTGCTTTATTCTCCACGAGATTTTTTGTCGCTGGATTCGGTAAAGCTGGAGCCCAACAGTCTTTTGGGGAATGATATCATCGCATTCTCGCTGGTGGATACGACCCGAAAGGACACGGCCAAGCTCAGCGTCGCCATTTCGAGAAAGTTCGGTCAATCGGGGGTCACTGCCGATAGTGGGCTGGTCACCAGAATCCGTGCCTATATGTCTCCCAAAGCCGTGATCGACACGAGCCAAACCAAACTCTGGTTCAGCAATATTTTCGCTAACGATCCCGTTGGAAACGAGATCCCCTTCAAAGTGGACACAACCAATCTAAAGTGCGTCACTCGAGTTGTGACCAAAGCGCCAAAGGCCGTACCCGATGGGTTTACGCTGATGCAATGCTATCCGAACCCATTCAATCCATCCACCACCATCGAATATCATCTGCCGCAATCGGCTGACGTCAGCTTGACTGTTTATGACCTGCAAGGTCGATTGGTGCGCCATCTGGTCAAGGGAGCTGATGCCGCGGGTTACCATAGCGTTTGCTGGGATGGTCGAGATGAAGCAGGGCAAGTGGTGGCGTCAGGAATTTATTTCTATCAGCTCGAGGTGAAATCGAGAAGACAGCAGTCTTTCAGAGAAGTGAAGAAAATGATTTTGATGAAATGA
- a CDS encoding GatB/YqeY domain-containing protein: MSLLEQLTEDMKQALKAQDKLKLSTVRMLISQLKNERIDSGAELTGDQELQVLMNAAKKRKEAIDAYQKANRSDLAEKEQQELAIIQQYLPAQLSDEQIAAKIDEIIAAVGATSLKDLGKVMAEAMKALKGKADGKKVQQLVREKLA; the protein is encoded by the coding sequence ATGTCGTTACTAGAACAACTGACCGAGGATATGAAACAGGCCTTGAAAGCTCAGGACAAGTTGAAGTTAAGCACGGTCAGAATGCTTATTTCACAATTAAAGAATGAGCGTATTGATTCTGGAGCGGAGCTGACGGGAGACCAGGAACTGCAGGTACTGATGAATGCTGCGAAAAAGCGGAAAGAGGCCATCGACGCTTATCAGAAGGCTAACCGGTCAGATCTTGCTGAAAAAGAACAACAGGAATTAGCCATTATTCAGCAGTACCTGCCAGCACAATTATCCGATGAGCAGATTGCTGCCAAGATTGATGAGATCATCGCTGCGGTGGGCGCAACGAGCCTGAAAGACTTGGGAAAAGTGATGGCAGAAGCGATGAAGGCATTAAAAGGTAAAGCGGATGGCAAAAAGGTGCAACAGTTAGTAAGAGAAAAATTGGCTTAG
- a CDS encoding CvpA family protein, with amino-acid sequence MIQAAVAIVDIAIIIVLSYFIYRGYKAGFVAEFTQIFATLIGLILAFRYMSDLTIPIYGATSISPTFIMVLSFILIFTTVVLGLNYLLQKFLKAVKFSITLGNMDRLAGIAFGLVKGSIFIGLICALVSLISFSNPINREIQQSMLFKPMKNVLPLAYSTAKIIFRTTYKPLFREIEESLSGQPIERRGQAQDLIDFYRSR; translated from the coding sequence ATGATACAAGCTGCCGTTGCTATTGTTGACATAGCAATCATTATCGTTTTATCCTATTTTATCTATCGTGGCTATAAAGCTGGTTTCGTCGCTGAATTTACTCAAATATTTGCGACATTAATCGGTTTGATCTTGGCATTTCGCTATATGTCAGATCTGACCATTCCGATCTATGGAGCAACTAGCATTTCGCCGACGTTCATCATGGTGCTAAGTTTTATCTTAATTTTTACAACAGTGGTTCTTGGCTTAAATTATCTATTGCAGAAATTCTTAAAAGCTGTCAAGTTTTCAATTACCCTGGGGAATATGGATCGCCTGGCAGGAATTGCTTTTGGGCTGGTGAAAGGATCGATATTTATCGGTTTAATCTGTGCATTGGTTTCCCTTATCTCATTTTCGAATCCAATTAACCGAGAGATTCAACAATCGATGCTGTTCAAGCCGATGAAAAATGTGCTACCGCTGGCATATAGCACGGCCAAAATAATTTTCCGTACCACATATAAACCATTATTTCGGGAGATCGAAGAAAGTCTTTCGGGACAGCCCATTGAGCGACGCGGCCAGGCTCAAGATTTAATCGATTTTTATCGTTCAAGATAG